In Piliocolobus tephrosceles isolate RC106 chromosome 12, ASM277652v3, whole genome shotgun sequence, one DNA window encodes the following:
- the NAP1L3 gene encoding nucleosome assembly protein 1-like 3 codes for MAEADFKMVSEPVAHGVAEEEVASSTSDSGEESDSSSSSSSTSGSSSGSSTSGSSSSSSGSSSSSGSTGSRSRLYRKKRVPEPSSRARRAPLGTNFVDRLPQAVRNRVQALRNIQDECDKVDTLFLKAIHDLERKYAELNKPLYDRRFQIINAEYEPTEEECEWNSEDEEFSSDEEVQDNTPSEMPPLEGEEEENPKENPEVKAEEKEVPKEIPEVKDEEKEVPKEIPEVKAEEKADSKADCMEATPEVKEDPKEAPQVKADDKEQPKAAEAKARAAVREAHKRVPEERLQDSVDLKRARRGKPKREDPKGIPDYWLIVLKNVDKLGPMIQKYDEPILKFLSDVSLKFSKPGQPVSYTFEFHFLPNPYFRNEVLVKTYIIKSKPDHNDPFFSWGWEIEDCKGCKIDWRRGKDVTVTTTQSRTTATGEIEIQPRVVPNASFFNFFSPPEIPMIGKLEPREDAILDEDFEIGQILHDNVILKSIYYYTGEVNGTYYQFGKHYGNRKYRK; via the coding sequence ATGGCAGAAGCAGATTTTAAAATGGTCTCGGAACCCGTCGCCCATGGGGTTGCCGAAGAGGAGGTGGCTAGCTCGACTAGTGATTCTGGGGAAGAATCTGACAGCAGTAGCTCTAGCAGCAGCACTAGtggcagcagcagcggcagcagcactagtggcagcagcagcagcagcagcggcagcagcagcagcagcggcagcacTGGCAGCCGCAGCCGCTTATATAGAAAGAAGAGGGTACCTGAGCCTTCCAGCAGGGCGCGGCGGGCCCCGTTGGGAACAAATTTCGTGGATAGGCTGCCTCAGGCAGTTAGAAATCGCGTGCAAGCGCTTAGAAACATTCAAGATGAATGTGACAAGGTAGACACCCTGTTCTTAAAAGCAATTCATGATCTTGAAAGAAAATATGCTGAACTCAACAAGCCTCTATATGATAGGCGGTTTCAAATAATCAATGCAGAATATGAGCCTACAGAAGAAGAATGTGAATGGAATTCAGAGGATGAGGAGTTCAGCAGTGATGAGGAGGTGCAGGATAACACCCCTAGTGAAATGCCTCCCTTAGAGGGTGAGGAAgaagaaaaccctaaagaaaacCCAGAGGTGAAAGCTGAAGAGAAGGAAGTTCCTAAAGAAATTCCTGAggtgaaagatgaagaaaaggaagttCCTAAAGAAATTCCTGAGGTAAAGGCTGAAGAGAAAGCAGATTCTAAAGCAGACTGTATGGAGGCAACCCCTGAAGTAAAAGAAGATCCTAAAGAAGCCCCCCAGGTAAAGGCAGATGATAAAGAACAGCCTAAAGCAGCAGAGGCTAAGGCAAGGGCTGCAGTAAGAGAGGCTCATAAAAGAGTTCCTGAGGAAAGGCTTCAGGACAGTGTAGATCTTAAAAGAGCTAGGAGGGGAAAGCCTAAAAGAGAAGACCCTAAAGGCATTCCTGACTATTGGCTGATTGTTTTAAAGAATGTTGACAAGCTCGGGCCTATGATTCAGAAGTATGATGAGCCCATTCTGAAGTTCCTGTCGGATGTTAGCCTGAAGTTCTCAAAACCTGGCCAGCCTGTAAGTTACAcctttgaatttcattttctacCCAATCCATACTTCAGAAATGAGGTGCTGGTGAAGACATATATAATAAAGTCAAAACCAGATCACAATGATCCCTTCTTTTCTTGGGGATGGGAAATTGAAGATTGCAAAGGCTGCAAGATAGactggagaagaggaaaagacgTGACTGTGACAACTACCCAGAGTCGCACAACTGCTACTGGAGAAATTGAAATCCAGCCAAGAGTGGTTCCTAATGCAtcattcttcaatttctttagtcCTCCTGAGATTCCTATGATTGGGAAGCTGGAACCACGAGAAGATGCTATCCTGGATGAGGACTTTGAAATTGGGCAGATTTTACATGATAATGTCATCCTGAAATCAATCTATTACTATACGGGGGAAGTCAATGGTACCTACTATCAATTTGGCAAACATtatggaaacagaaaatacagaaaataa